In Mycoplasma sp. Mirounga ES2805-ORL, a single window of DNA contains:
- the rplJ gene encoding 50S ribosomal protein L10: MKGGNPLSNQKESALKLQKKELAKDIAKKLKNAKSLIIAEYRGLSVSEITQLRKEALKQGIDIKVYKNRIFKYAAKDAKIEGLDEHLVGPNLFAFCETDDIAPAKLIAKFAKDFKLLKPKAGIFEGKVIDAKGVADVATLPNYEEALSLLGRSLISPLQQLSIALKMYSEKEEK, from the coding sequence ATGAAGGGAGGAAATCCTTTGTCTAATCAAAAAGAATCTGCATTAAAATTGCAAAAAAAGGAACTTGCTAAAGATATAGCAAAGAAACTTAAAAATGCAAAATCTTTAATTATTGCTGAATATCGTGGTCTTTCTGTTTCTGAAATTACTCAATTAAGAAAAGAAGCTTTAAAACAAGGCATTGATATAAAAGTTTATAAAAACAGAATTTTTAAATATGCTGCTAAAGATGCAAAAATTGAAGGTTTAGATGAACACTTAGTTGGTCCTAATCTATTCGCATTTTGTGAAACTGATGATATAGCACCTGCTAAATTAATCGCTAAATTTGCTAAAGATTTTAAACTTTTAAAACCTAAAGCTGGTATTTTTGAAGGAAAAGTTATTGATGCTAAAGGTGTGGCTGATGTTGCTACATTGCCAAATTATGAAGAAGCATTATCATTACTTGGTCGTTCACTTATATCTCCACTTCAACAACTATCTATTGCATTAAAAATGTATAGTGAAAAAGAAGAAAAATAA
- the rplL gene encoding 50S ribosomal protein L7/L12 yields MAKLTKDTFISALKEMSIKEVMELVEAMKEEFGIDPAAVAVAAAPAAAGEAAEEKSSVSVFITADNGKKLPIVKAVKELLNLALLDANKLVSTLPATVKENITVAEAEELKAKLTEAGATVEVK; encoded by the coding sequence ATGGCTAAATTAACAAAAGATACATTCATTTCTGCATTAAAAGAAATGTCAATTAAAGAAGTTATGGAATTAGTAGAAGCAATGAAGGAAGAATTTGGAATTGATCCTGCAGCAGTTGCTGTTGCAGCAGCTCCTGCAGCAGCCGGTGAAGCAGCTGAAGAAAAATCTTCTGTATCAGTATTTATTACTGCAGATAATGGTAAAAAATTACCTATCGTTAAAGCAGTTAAAGAATTATTAAATCTTGCTTTATTAGATGCTAACAAATTAGTTTCTACTTTACCAGCAACAGTAAAAGAAAACATTACAGTTGCTGAAGCTGAAGAATTAAAAGCTAAATTAACTGAAGCTGGCGCAACAGTTGAAGTTAAATAA
- the gatB gene encoding Asp-tRNA(Asn)/Glu-tRNA(Gln) amidotransferase subunit GatB gives MSIFETIIGIEIHLELNTKSKMFSPSKNMYGDKPNTNINPIDMGYPGTLPLLNKEAVISGIKLAKALNMEIDDEMHFDRKNYFYSDLPKGYQITQFYRPIGKNGQLKINTSNGPKIISLERIHLEEDTAKQTHENGVTKLDYNRAGVPLIEIVTNPVISSSEEAVAYIDMIRKIALYLNISDAKMENGSLRADVNISLRPKGFNGFGTKVEIKNMNTLSGVKNAIDFEIKEQTKKILKQEAILQQTKRYDDTTKTNIVMRTKTGQVDYKYFPEPNIPFIKLSKEFIDNVKLNELPWEKENRYIKENINPIYINSLINDIDLAKYFDSIKYSDRDKLSKLFFAEVVSIANSKNVNVVDLGIKTYHIEQAIRALDDEIISGKSFKKLVPLLINLDTDLIDHLFDKYNLKQINDKQLINKWIQQIINENQTIVSEYNERPEKVIKFILGNVMKISNGQANPTITNELVLDSLNNN, from the coding sequence ATGAGTATTTTTGAAACAATAATAGGTATTGAAATACACCTTGAATTAAACACAAAATCTAAAATGTTTTCTCCATCAAAGAATATGTATGGTGACAAACCAAACACTAATATTAATCCAATAGATATGGGTTATCCAGGAACCTTACCATTATTAAATAAAGAAGCAGTAATTTCGGGAATAAAATTAGCTAAAGCATTAAATATGGAAATTGATGATGAAATGCATTTTGATAGAAAAAATTATTTCTATTCTGATTTACCTAAAGGATACCAAATAACCCAATTTTATAGACCTATAGGAAAAAATGGACAATTGAAAATCAATACTTCAAATGGTCCTAAAATTATTTCTCTTGAAAGAATTCATTTAGAAGAGGATACTGCTAAGCAAACTCATGAAAATGGGGTTACAAAATTAGACTATAACCGTGCAGGAGTTCCTTTAATAGAAATAGTTACAAATCCTGTAATTAGTTCATCAGAAGAAGCTGTAGCTTATATAGATATGATTAGAAAAATTGCATTATATCTAAATATAAGCGATGCTAAAATGGAAAATGGTTCATTAAGAGCTGATGTCAATATTTCACTTCGTCCAAAAGGTTTTAACGGATTTGGCACAAAGGTCGAAATAAAAAATATGAATACTTTATCTGGTGTTAAAAATGCAATAGATTTTGAGATAAAAGAGCAAACAAAGAAAATATTAAAGCAAGAAGCAATACTCCAACAAACTAAGCGTTATGACGACACTACTAAAACCAATATAGTTATGAGAACTAAAACTGGTCAAGTAGATTATAAATATTTTCCAGAGCCAAATATTCCATTTATTAAATTAAGCAAGGAGTTTATAGATAATGTTAAATTAAATGAATTACCTTGAGAAAAAGAAAATAGATATATTAAAGAAAATATTAATCCTATATACATAAACAGTTTAATTAATGACATTGACCTAGCTAAATATTTTGATTCTATAAAATATAGTGATAGAGATAAGTTATCTAAATTATTCTTTGCAGAAGTTGTTTCAATAGCTAATTCTAAAAATGTAAATGTTGTCGATTTAGGAATTAAAACTTATCATATTGAGCAAGCTATTAGAGCCCTTGACGATGAAATTATTAGTGGTAAGTCATTTAAAAAACTAGTTCCTTTATTAATTAATTTGGATACTGATTTAATTGATCATTTATTTGATAAGTACAACTTAAAACAAATAAATGATAAGCAATTAATAAATAAGTGGATTCAACAAATAATTAATGAAAATCAAACAATTGTTAGTGAATATAATGAAAGACCAGAAAAAGTTATTAAGTTTATATTAGGAAATGTAATGAAGATATCTAATGGTCAAGCTAATCCAACAATAACTAATGAACTAGTTCTAGATTCTTTAAATAATAATTAA
- a CDS encoding endonuclease produces the protein MKKSKFIKLGILIGTIPSTILISSACNGSTKKQEDKISELDKAKSDLSSVLEEAFELKNDLKDKKYFEISIPIVKAINETITILDDESQEYQALKNKEKELRTLIENTRIKKVSIDASFTNPSLSINEQKSNLFNLIGQANTIVLSLNGKKYESIKTKFLNEVKKAQTVYENNESKIDDFIEAGINLQKAIKVMIQAKEELDKLNTNSNKKNENDLIGKNIQFANWTINQDNAFKISVDLKENVRELITGKQLIYDYKRKHIIVWELNSKPSKDEWESAKVIFVPKQESPESDFQYSNISFEFDDVTNRLFLSYKTEKYNGYSKPAFISNEIYKTIFNLNPSSKTGLDDNAIPQTNNTVKETSNEGSTGGTTTTKPSVVGDVYSNLVAPSIKTAKEIKYESSDFYDSLEGKSGTALIRALRELQAKYRNNTGGYNDLYKTYEDSFVDRYYENNNQLLCIYAEVPSGKDPYEYNFSQKGGSGREGNGWNREHIIAQSWFGKAAPMRNDAHHVWPTDATVNGKHGNFPYGNVKTIDYKSQNGTIVGTGYEDGQEVVEVINEFKGDVARAHLYFALTYYDKSLTGTSGPRFFEKVNGINTIKEPFLKTMLEWAKYDPITQFDLDRNNGIYKHQHNRNPFSDYPELIDVVFGNNTSYVFHNHGFAKELIF, from the coding sequence ATGAAAAAAAGTAAATTTATTAAATTAGGTATTTTAATAGGTACGATTCCATCAACTATTTTAATATCTTCAGCCTGTAATGGTTCAACAAAAAAACAGGAAGATAAAATATCTGAATTAGACAAAGCCAAAAGTGATTTAAGCAGTGTTCTTGAAGAAGCTTTTGAATTAAAAAACGATTTAAAAGATAAAAAATATTTTGAAATATCGATCCCTATAGTTAAAGCAATAAATGAAACTATAACCATTTTAGACGATGAATCGCAAGAATATCAAGCGTTAAAAAACAAAGAAAAAGAACTTAGAACATTAATTGAAAATACAAGAATAAAAAAAGTATCTATAGATGCAAGTTTTACAAATCCCTCATTGAGTATAAATGAACAAAAATCAAATTTATTTAATTTGATTGGACAAGCGAATACTATTGTTTTAAGTTTAAATGGCAAAAAATACGAATCAATAAAAACTAAATTTTTAAATGAAGTTAAAAAAGCTCAAACAGTTTATGAAAATAATGAATCTAAAATTGATGATTTTATAGAAGCTGGTATCAATTTACAAAAAGCAATTAAAGTAATGATTCAAGCAAAAGAAGAATTAGATAAATTAAATACTAATTCAAATAAAAAGAATGAAAATGATCTAATTGGTAAAAATATTCAATTTGCTAATTGAACTATAAATCAAGATAATGCATTCAAAATTTCAGTTGACTTAAAAGAAAATGTTAGGGAACTAATTACTGGGAAACAATTAATTTATGATTATAAAAGAAAGCATATTATTGTCTGAGAATTAAATAGTAAACCCTCTAAAGATGAGTGAGAAAGTGCAAAAGTTATTTTTGTGCCTAAACAAGAATCTCCAGAAAGTGATTTCCAATATTCAAATATATCTTTTGAATTTGATGACGTAACAAATAGGCTATTTTTATCTTACAAAACAGAAAAATATAATGGTTATTCAAAACCGGCATTTATATCAAATGAGATATATAAAACAATATTTAATCTAAACCCTTCTTCTAAAACCGGCTTAGATGATAATGCAATTCCGCAAACAAACAATACAGTTAAGGAAACTTCTAATGAAGGTTCTACAGGAGGAACAACTACAACAAAACCATCTGTAGTTGGTGATGTATATTCTAATCTCGTTGCTCCATCAATTAAAACTGCTAAGGAAATCAAGTACGAGTCAAGCGATTTCTACGATTCATTAGAAGGTAAAAGTGGTACTGCTCTAATTCGGGCACTTCGCGAATTACAAGCGAAGTATAGAAATAATACTGGTGGCTATAATGATTTATATAAAACATATGAAGATTCATTTGTTGATAGATATTATGAAAATAATAATCAATTATTATGTATATACGCTGAGGTTCCAAGTGGCAAAGACCCTTATGAGTACAATTTTAGTCAAAAAGGCGGTAGTGGACGAGAAGGAAATGGCTGAAATAGAGAACATATCATAGCGCAATCATGATTTGGGAAAGCAGCACCTATGAGGAATGACGCACATCATGTTTGACCTACTGATGCCACAGTTAATGGAAAACATGGTAATTTTCCATACGGTAATGTAAAAACAATTGATTATAAATCACAAAATGGCACAATAGTTGGAACTGGATATGAAGATGGACAAGAGGTTGTAGAAGTTATTAATGAGTTTAAAGGCGATGTAGCAAGAGCACACTTATATTTTGCACTAACATATTATGATAAATCATTAACAGGTACATCAGGCCCTAGATTCTTTGAAAAAGTTAATGGAATTAATACAATTAAGGAACCTTTTTTAAAAACAATGCTTGAATGAGCTAAATATGATCCTATTACACAATTTGATTTAGATAGAAATAACGGTATCTATAAACATCAACACAATAGAAATCCATTTTCAGATTATCCAGAACTAATTGATGTTGTGTTTGGAAATAATACAAGTTATGTCTTCCATAATCATGGTTTTGCTAAAGAGTTAATATTTTAA
- the frr gene encoding ribosome recycling factor: protein MELDLYLLQLEDEAQKAIDHYAFELSKLSTGRANPQIIRGIKVNYYDTLTPLEELASVSVPEPQQLLIKPYDASVVNELCKVIQNSNLGVSPINEGHQVRLSFPPLTTDRRKEMIKNIAKFTENAKVGVRNARQNVNKAIKDDEDLSEDVERRFLEEVQKVVDKKIERINEMTQAKEKELMSL from the coding sequence ATGGAATTAGATTTATATTTATTACAATTAGAAGATGAGGCTCAAAAAGCAATAGACCACTATGCTTTTGAGTTATCTAAATTATCAACTGGACGTGCTAATCCACAAATAATTAGAGGTATTAAAGTTAATTATTATGACACATTAACACCGCTTGAAGAATTAGCGAGTGTTAGTGTTCCGGAACCTCAACAGCTTTTAATTAAACCATATGATGCCTCAGTTGTTAATGAGTTATGCAAGGTTATTCAAAATTCAAATTTAGGTGTTAGTCCAATTAATGAAGGACACCAAGTTAGACTATCATTTCCACCTCTAACTACTGACCGTAGAAAAGAAATGATCAAAAACATTGCTAAATTTACAGAAAATGCTAAAGTGGGAGTTCGTAATGCTCGCCAAAATGTAAATAAAGCAATAAAAGATGATGAGGATCTTTCAGAAGACGTTGAAAGAAGATTTTTAGAAGAAGTTCAAAAAGTTGTTGATAAAAAAATAGAACGTATTAATGAAATGACTCAAGCAAAAGAAAAAGAATTAATGTCACTTTAA
- the pyrH gene encoding UMP kinase codes for MAKYKKILVKLSGEGLVNKSKNLAIDYELVEDIANQLKKIVKDGVQVSIVIGGGNFFRGASAEKNGIPRNRADYIGMLATIMNGLALKSGFEKVGLKARVQSSINIDSKVAENYINEKTLKYLSEGEIVIFVGGTGRPYFTTDTAATLFASEIGAEVILMGKNNTEGIYDSDPKTNANAKKFDNITYDEILDKKLQVMDLTATSMARDNKIKLIVFNIKEKDAIVKALNGTISHTEVTN; via the coding sequence ATGGCAAAATACAAAAAAATATTAGTTAAGCTTTCGGGAGAAGGTTTAGTTAATAAAAGTAAAAATTTAGCAATAGATTATGAACTTGTAGAAGATATTGCTAATCAATTAAAAAAAATTGTAAAAGATGGAGTTCAAGTAAGTATTGTAATTGGAGGTGGTAATTTCTTTAGGGGAGCAAGTGCTGAAAAAAATGGAATTCCTAGAAATAGAGCAGACTATATAGGTATGCTAGCTACTATTATGAACGGTTTAGCTTTGAAGAGTGGATTTGAAAAAGTTGGCTTAAAAGCTAGAGTTCAATCATCAATTAATATTGATTCTAAAGTAGCTGAAAATTATATCAACGAAAAAACACTTAAATATTTAAGTGAAGGAGAAATAGTTATTTTTGTAGGTGGAACCGGAAGGCCATATTTCACAACAGATACAGCAGCAACTTTATTTGCAAGCGAAATAGGAGCTGAAGTTATATTAATGGGTAAAAATAATACTGAAGGTATTTATGATTCTGATCCTAAAACTAATGCTAATGCCAAAAAATTTGATAATATCACATATGACGAAATATTAGATAAAAAACTACAAGTTATGGATTTAACTGCAACAAGCATGGCTCGTGATAATAAAATTAAATTAATTGTGTTTAATATTAAAGAAAAAGATGCAATCGTAAAAGCACTTAATGGAACTATAAGCCACACGGAGGTAACTAACTAA
- a CDS encoding amidase family protein produces the protein MKLKVLGDFNLAIKELKNDKNNAVAHLFENSISENKNGTLADAIFTIKETYATEDASTTASSNLLVGFKPSYTATAVQKLIDAGAVKVAKVHCDELALGGTGLYSNNGLIVNPLDSSRLVGGSSSGSAATFTNNISFALGSDTGDSVRLPASYNGILGFKPSYGAISRYGLFAYSSSLDTVSYFTHNVNDTFVIAKTLFGQDNKDFTSKDIYLGNEIEARKPKKIALLNVESNLEKNVKKQYQFLREKFSQHQIDFDYIDINKDLLDLVKIVYEIISFSEASSNLANLNGVAFGQRESGETWSEIMKNTRSKGLGYMIQRRLTLGAYFLHQDNQKEMFVKAQKIRRLIKNYWDNLHNNYDLVVFPASANVAPLIGIELNKSFGYMDSILTTANLAGNPSITIPWIKVNNLPVNIALESKIYEDDRLLSHALWMEEKFKEWGI, from the coding sequence ATGAAATTAAAAGTTTTAGGCGATTTTAATTTAGCAATTAAGGAATTAAAAAATGATAAAAATAATGCCGTTGCGCACCTTTTTGAAAATTCTATTTCAGAAAATAAAAATGGTACTTTAGCAGATGCTATTTTTACCATTAAAGAAACTTACGCAACTGAAGATGCTTCAACAACAGCTTCAAGTAATTTGCTTGTTGGTTTTAAACCAAGTTATACTGCAACCGCTGTTCAAAAATTGATTGATGCAGGAGCGGTTAAAGTGGCAAAAGTACATTGTGATGAGTTAGCATTAGGTGGTACCGGCTTATATAGTAATAATGGATTAATTGTCAATCCTTTAGATTCTTCGAGATTAGTTGGAGGTTCATCATCTGGTTCAGCTGCAACATTCACTAATAATATATCTTTTGCATTAGGAAGTGATACTGGTGATAGTGTGAGATTACCAGCAAGTTATAATGGAATTCTTGGTTTTAAACCTAGTTATGGAGCTATTAGTAGATATGGCTTATTTGCCTATTCTTCAAGTTTAGATACTGTTAGTTATTTCACACATAATGTTAATGATACTTTTGTTATTGCAAAAACTCTATTTGGACAAGACAATAAGGACTTTACATCTAAAGATATTTATTTAGGCAACGAAATAGAAGCTAGAAAACCCAAAAAAATAGCTTTATTAAATGTTGAATCAAATCTTGAAAAGAATGTTAAAAAACAATATCAATTCTTAAGAGAAAAATTTTCTCAACATCAAATTGATTTCGACTATATTGATATAAATAAAGACTTATTAGATTTAGTAAAAATAGTTTACGAAATTATTTCATTTTCAGAAGCTAGTTCTAATTTAGCAAACCTTAATGGTGTTGCATTTGGACAAAGAGAAAGTGGTGAAACATGAAGTGAGATAATGAAAAATACTAGATCAAAGGGTTTAGGCTATATGATTCAAAGACGCCTAACATTAGGTGCTTATTTCCTTCATCAAGATAACCAAAAAGAGATGTTTGTTAAGGCACAAAAAATTAGAAGATTAATAAAAAATTATTGAGACAATTTACACAATAATTATGATCTTGTTGTATTTCCAGCTTCTGCAAATGTTGCTCCACTTATAGGTATTGAGTTAAATAAGAGCTTTGGATATATGGATTCAATTTTAACAACTGCAAATTTAGCTGGAAATCCTTCTATAACAATACCTTGAATAAAAGTTAATAATTTACCAGTTAATATAGCTTTAGAATCTAAAATATATGAAGATGATAGATTGCTTTCTCATGCATTATGAATGGAAGAAAAATTTAAGGAATGAGGTATTTAA
- a CDS encoding phosphatidate cytidylyltransferase encodes MFKNRTLPGLLITIFIVSWTIPLAIYGKNHNEARIAAYFFMGGFLLVFGYELFRAFRLPKAWVFIFSIAFAASILFPYNTMIEMCKFELTDLEIKEAFQNKDIKFFLVEKLAKNPWILLIIFSISIVLFFVEMATLTNMNVEDRIIRFFIVLIAQYVLMMTTQIIIFSLFTHWEYTLLIFLVPATCDTAGFFGGKYLGKKWIKVPFSPYISPKKTWEGFFSALFFGTVVSISLVFPIDSLFSNPSSQEFNKWIMKTIFVLFAPLFSVVGDLFFSYIKRINAIKDYSKILVGHGGFLDRFDSASFVGILTFLICVFM; translated from the coding sequence ATGTTTAAAAATAGGACACTACCAGGATTATTAATTACAATTTTTATTGTCTCATGGACAATACCACTTGCAATTTATGGAAAAAACCACAATGAAGCAAGAATTGCTGCATATTTTTTTATGGGCGGTTTTTTACTAGTGTTTGGTTATGAATTATTTAGAGCTTTTAGATTACCTAAGGCTTGAGTATTTATTTTTTCTATAGCATTTGCAGCTTCTATTTTATTTCCTTATAACACAATGATTGAAATGTGTAAATTTGAATTAACAGACTTAGAAATTAAAGAAGCATTTCAAAATAAAGATATTAAATTTTTCCTAGTTGAAAAACTAGCAAAAAATCCATGAATTCTTCTTATAATTTTTTCAATTTCAATTGTTTTATTTTTCGTTGAAATGGCAACATTAACAAATATGAATGTAGAAGATAGAATTATAAGATTCTTTATTGTACTAATTGCACAATACGTTCTTATGATGACAACACAAATTATTATTTTTTCATTATTTACTCATTGAGAATATACATTATTAATTTTTTTAGTTCCCGCAACTTGTGACACTGCAGGTTTTTTTGGCGGAAAATACCTTGGAAAAAAATGAATAAAAGTACCATTTTCTCCATACATTTCACCTAAAAAAACTTGAGAAGGTTTCTTTAGTGCACTATTCTTTGGAACGGTTGTATCAATTTCATTAGTTTTTCCTATTGATAGTCTATTTTCAAATCCTAGTTCTCAAGAATTTAATAAGTGGATTATGAAGACAATTTTTGTATTATTTGCGCCTTTATTTTCAGTGGTTGGAGATTTATTCTTTTCATATATAAAAAGAATTAATGCTATAAAAGACTACTCAAAAATTCTTGTAGGACATGGAGGTTTCCTAGACAGATTTGATAGTGCATCATTTGTTGGAATACTTACGTTTTTAATCTGTGTTTTTATGTAA